A stretch of Paenibacillus mucilaginosus 3016 DNA encodes these proteins:
- a CDS encoding carbohydrate ABC transporter permease, translating into MHPTAVQPRPAPLAGGRRFPRAWKQGTLWTFLTLYAMLTLYPLFWLVISSFKSNAEFFNRPFALPSSWQFTNFVTAWQSSKMGLAFFNSIIVSGASLVLTLFVTSLAAYVLARLPFRFKGAVLTFFVIGMLIPIHSTLVPLFILMKQIGLLNSYWALILPYTAFALPTAIFVLTAYLSSVPKEIEEAAYIDGTGLWGVFWRIMLPISLPALSTVIILSFLHFWNDFSFALVFISKSTLKTLPLAIANFADGYQTDYGLTLAAMTMAILPTIGVYLAFQEQVMKGMTAGAVKG; encoded by the coding sequence ATGCATCCGACCGCCGTACAGCCGAGGCCCGCTCCCCTTGCCGGAGGACGCCGCTTCCCCCGCGCGTGGAAGCAAGGAACCCTTTGGACGTTCCTGACACTTTATGCTATGTTAACGTTATACCCGCTCTTCTGGCTCGTCATCTCTTCGTTCAAGTCGAATGCGGAGTTTTTCAACCGGCCGTTCGCCCTGCCCTCTTCCTGGCAGTTCACCAACTTCGTGACGGCCTGGCAGTCCTCGAAGATGGGGCTCGCCTTCTTCAATTCCATTATCGTGTCGGGAGCTTCCCTGGTCCTGACGTTATTCGTCACCTCCCTCGCGGCGTATGTGCTGGCCCGCCTTCCGTTCCGATTCAAGGGGGCCGTCCTGACCTTCTTTGTGATCGGCATGCTGATTCCGATTCACAGCACCCTGGTTCCGCTCTTCATTCTGATGAAGCAGATCGGGCTGCTCAATTCGTACTGGGCCCTCATTTTGCCGTATACGGCCTTCGCTCTGCCGACAGCCATCTTCGTCTTGACCGCTTACCTCTCTTCGGTGCCCAAAGAAATCGAAGAAGCGGCTTATATCGACGGTACCGGCCTGTGGGGCGTCTTCTGGCGGATCATGCTGCCGATCTCGCTGCCGGCGCTGTCCACCGTCATCATTCTCAGCTTTCTGCATTTTTGGAACGACTTTTCGTTCGCTCTTGTGTTTATCAGCAAAAGTACATTGAAAACGCTGCCGCTCGCCATCGCCAACTTCGCCGACGGCTACCAGACCGACTACGGCCTGACGCTCGCCGCCATGACCATGGCCATCCTGCCGACGATCGGGGTCTATCTCGCCTTCCAGGAACAGGTGATGAAAGGCATGACGGCGGGCGCGGTCAAAGGCTGA